The genomic window CAGTGCCGGATCAGCAATTCTGGATAACCTCGGTTGGATCTTCGCCATCGCCATCGCTTTCGGTTGGGCCAAGGACTCCAACGGTGCTGCAGCGCTGTCCGGCTGGGTCGGCTTCGCTACCGTCACCACGCTGCTCGGGCCCGACACGGTGGCAGTGTTCAAAGGGGTGGGGGACCCGGCGGAATTAACGGGCGACGCTGCCCTCGACTGGGCCTCGCATGGATGGGACGCCATCAACGGCAAGAATGTCTTGATCGGTATTGCCGTGGGTGTTCTGGCTGGCTGGACGTATAACAAGTTCCACGCAGTGAAACTGCCGCCCTACCTTGCCTTCTTCGGTGGTAGGCGCCTGGTCCCGATTCTGACCTCCGTCTTTTCCATCCTGCTGGCGGGCTTTCTGTACATCGCCTGGCCGTATATCTACAACGTGCTGTTCAACTTCGGCGAATGGATCCAGGGCATGGGTGTGCTGGGCGCAGGCATCTATGGTTTTGCCAACCGCCTGCTTATCCCCACCGGCCTGCACCACGCACTGAACTCCATTTTCTGGTTTGATGTCATCGGCGTGAACGACATTGGCAAATTCCTTGGTGGCGCAGAAACCATCGAGGCCGCCCGCAACGCCACCGATGCGGCCTCCTGCCCAGGACTTTGGGAAAATAACGTCTGCCAAGTCGACGGCATTATCGGCCGCTATCAAGCGGGCTTCTTCCCAGTCATGATGTTTGGCCTGCCGGGAGCTGCGCTGGCGATGTATCTACGCGCTGATTCCTCCCGCAAGAAAGTGGTGGGCTCGCTCATGCTCGCCGGTGCTTTGACCTCATTCCTCACCGGTGTGACAGAGCCGCTGGAATTCTCCTTCATGTTCCTAGCACCCGCCCTGTACCTGGTACACGCGCTGCTCACCGGCCTGTCCTTAGCGATCGCGGCGGCGTTCGAATGGACGTCGGGATTCGCTTTCTCCGCAGGCTTCATCGACATGGCACTGCAGGCCCGCAACCCACTGGCACACCAATGGTGGATGCTGTTAGTCCTTGGCGTGATCTACTTCGGCGTGTACTTTGGCATCTTCTACTTCCTCATTGGCAAGTTCAACCTTTCCACCCCAGGCCGAAACGAAGAAGTTGAAGGGGAGCATGACGCCGAATTGCCCGCTGACGCCTCAACTGAGGCCGTGGCAACGCAGATCCTCAGCGGGCTTGGTGGTGCGGAAAATATCAAGGTGCTGGATCACTGCGCCACCCGCTTGCGGGTCAATGTACACGACCACACCAAGGTCGATGAATCCCAGATCAAGCGCGCCGGGGTGGTGGGCATTGTGCGACCATCCCAGGACAATGTGCAGGTGGTCATTGGTCCCGACGTGGAGTTTGTCTATGACGAAGTAGGCAGGCAGCTCAACCAGAAGGTTTAGAGTTCTTCGCTGAGGTGCCGTAACCATGCAAGGATCAGTGGCGTGGTCTCCACATCATTGGGCGGGCCGAGCACCTCGTGGCGCCCGGCAGCCACCTCGCGATATTGCACATCCACCCCGCGCCGCTCCGCGCTTTTTACTAACTCGCGCGTGCCAGCGGGGTTTACAATCTCATCGGCGGTTCCCTGCACCGCGAGCAGCGGAACCCACAGAGGCCATTGGTCCTTGTTTTCTAGCACCTTTTGGCCTTCGGCAAACATCGTGGATGCGCTCAAAAGCGGCACTTTGCCCACGTAATTGAGCGGATCCTCGACGTACTTGCGCTGCACGTATTCGTCGGAACTCAACTGCTCTGGTGGAATCGAGGCGGTTCCGAGCCGTGGCAACAGTTTTGCGACCTGCCGGGCGACTTTCATCACCGGCTTGGGCATGGCGTTGCCCAGTTTCAGCGCAGGAGCACTCAGAATCACACCTTGAATCCCGTGAGGGTGCTGCAGCGCAGACGCCGCCGTAATCAGCCCGCCCATAGAATGCCCCAGCAGCACGAGGGCGGATGTGCGCTTAGTGTTGGCGACTTCGTTGCGGGCTTTGAGGTGGTCGTCGATAAGCTTTTCGACGTCCACGCACGCCTTCTGCTTGGGGGCATCAATGTTGGTTCCGTGGTTGTGATGATCGTAAATAACCACGTCGAATCCGTGACTCGTCAGTTGACGGATAAGCTGTGTGTAACGGCCGGAATGCTCGGCAAAACCGTGAGCGATCAGCACGGTGGCGCGGGGATCCTTCTGCGTGTGGAATTGTTGAAGTTTCATAGGCTTCAGTATGCCGTGACAGAAGCCAGGCCGTGCGGATTCAACCATCATTTCGCGATTGGAGCACCATGCCCAAGGTCATCTACGACTGCGATCCCGGCCACGACGATGCCGTTGCCCTGCTGCTTGCGTGGGGTACACCCTCCATCGAGCTGCTGGCCGTCACCACCGTTGCCGGTAACCAAACCCTGGAGAAAGTCACCACCAACGCACGTGCCCTCGCACGCGTGGCGGGGATGAGCGGCGTGCCTTTCGCCGCGGGTGCCGA from Corynebacterium gerontici includes these protein-coding regions:
- a CDS encoding alpha/beta fold hydrolase, with product MKLQQFHTQKDPRATVLIAHGFAEHSGRYTQLIRQLTSHGFDVVIYDHHNHGTNIDAPKQKACVDVEKLIDDHLKARNEVANTKRTSALVLLGHSMGGLITAASALQHPHGIQGVILSAPALKLGNAMPKPVMKVARQVAKLLPRLGTASIPPEQLSSDEYVQRKYVEDPLNYVGKVPLLSASTMFAEGQKVLENKDQWPLWVPLLAVQGTADEIVNPAGTRELVKSAERRGVDVQYREVAAGRHEVLGPPNDVETTPLILAWLRHLSEEL
- the nagE gene encoding N-acetylglucosamine-specific PTS transporter subunit IIBC, encoding MKTLSAQLQRLGKALMGAVAVMPVAAILLGLGYWVDPAGWGSGNYVAMVLVSAGSAILDNLGWIFAIAIAFGWAKDSNGAAALSGWVGFATVTTLLGPDTVAVFKGVGDPAELTGDAALDWASHGWDAINGKNVLIGIAVGVLAGWTYNKFHAVKLPPYLAFFGGRRLVPILTSVFSILLAGFLYIAWPYIYNVLFNFGEWIQGMGVLGAGIYGFANRLLIPTGLHHALNSIFWFDVIGVNDIGKFLGGAETIEAARNATDAASCPGLWENNVCQVDGIIGRYQAGFFPVMMFGLPGAALAMYLRADSSRKKVVGSLMLAGALTSFLTGVTEPLEFSFMFLAPALYLVHALLTGLSLAIAAAFEWTSGFAFSAGFIDMALQARNPLAHQWWMLLVLGVIYFGVYFGIFYFLIGKFNLSTPGRNEEVEGEHDAELPADASTEAVATQILSGLGGAENIKVLDHCATRLRVNVHDHTKVDESQIKRAGVVGIVRPSQDNVQVVIGPDVEFVYDEVGRQLNQKV